The nucleotide sequence TGCTAACTTTACCAAGAGCTGTTTTTCACTGTATGCCCGAATATTCTAGCTCTGGACCGGAATTTCAAGACCCTGGAAATTTCAAGGCTAAGGGGCTGGCAATTTGCGGCCAACCCTTCGCAGGTTGCTGGCAGAGCATTTACCTGATATGCCAGGCCCCACCTAGAATATTCAGGCTAACCTAGATCTGAGAAAGAAGCGCACTGTCTAAGCTTTAGGGGGGATATTCCGAGGCACAGAATATACGGGGTGGATCTGGGTGCTGCGCCAACTGTTAGCTGAAGGTAAGGAGTGAATATATTTTcactcttcctccttcctctatctctctctctttgGCCACTTTTGAAGCTCCCAACAACTTTGAGACAAAGGTCTTCAACTTTCTCCCTCTCCCACATTCTTCTCACAAAAGTTTAGATCCCCATCTTTGAGAGTGAGATTGGAGTGAGTTCTTCGTGCTTGCGACTCTAGGAGTAAGATCCATCTCTTGAGCACTTGTGGCACCCGCCAGTGATTTGTTCTTTTTTGTTCTGTTACTCGTGGGTTCTTGGAGCCCTAACAGGCTAGGTGTTGCCTAGTGATACCCTCATCTCTTGCTTGTGATTTGCTCCAGGATGTTTGTATTACCTATTTGTTCTAGTGATATTCCTAGCTTGATCTTTGTGGTTGCTAGGGAAAGAGGGGTGCTGAAAGAGACTCTAAAGGCCTTTGTGGTCGCCTGAACAATGGGGACGTAGGCACAAGTTTGTGATGTGGCCGAACCTCGGATAAATCTTATGTCCCCGTGTGCTTGTGAcctcgtgttttcatattttataTTATTTAGTGTGGTGGCCAGATCTATATATTGTGTGTAGGTGGTGGAGCAAGCAAAAACGTGGAATCACTTTGTACTACATCTCTACATGTGTGGTGAAATCAATTTAGCATTTGAGCAATTTACTTTTCATAACCCTAGCTAGTTCATTTTCCTCTGGGGCTCAATAGTTCGGTCCTCCCCGAAATTTTTGGCAGGTGTGGAAATTCCAATTGGGACCGAAAATTCTGATACCCTGATATAATCCGCTGCAAAAGTTTTTACATTTCATATTACACCTATTCAccaccccctctaggcatttTGATCCTTTTAGTATAGATATAGATCAAGATTATTAATGTTCCTATTTCCATTTCCACACTTGCTTGAACCTGGAAAAAAACATGACGAAAAACCAAAAAAATGGAATTGTATATTTGTTACACCCCTCTGTCCTAAATCATATATCGTTTTGGCTTTTCCAgctacatagcttttgctatgcacctagatatgagatatgtctaaatacataataaTTGTGTATCTAAAAAGCTAAAATGACCTAtaattagaatggagggagtattatattATTCATCTTACTAGCTATTTCTATTTCCACATTTGCTTGAGcttgaaaaaaaatcaaaacggagaaaaacaaaaaaaatagagcTGGAGGAACAGAACGGAAAACAAAAAGCAGAACGGTAGCAACAGGGCGGAATGGAGGAGCGGACGGACTCTCGGCTCCCGCCCCCTGTTGTGTGCCTCACGGACTGCTTCTATGTGCAACTCATAAAAAAAATAAAGGAaactgctagcgcccggacgtccggacggacACCCACGTCCGGACGCCCACGGCTGCTGGTCTGCTGCGCTGCTCGTTTGCCTGCTCTTTCACCTACCTGTTCAACTGCTCCCCCGCGTCGCTCCGTGGGGACCGCCCTCGCCTGCCTCGCTTCCCACACTCACGTGGGGACCTCCTGCGGCTGCGAGACCGCTCTGCTTGCACCTGCTTCCCTCGTctacttgcaacatgtgcaacatcatgatctacttttgcaacatctagatgaaacacatgTAACATACGtcagaaacatttgaaacacttgcaacatacgtctgaaacacttgaaaaaacaacTGAAAATACTTGAAgatcattgcaaacatacgcaacatccagataaaacactttgcaacatatgtgcgaagcataacacacttgcaacatatgtctgaaaaaacagatgaaacattgggaacagacgcTTGTAACATACGTGtgcagccactgcaacatatgcaacatccatatgaaacacttgaaacatacatctgaaacaactgaaacacttgaaacataggcttgcaacatgtgtgaaaACGTGAAACACTTAAACACAACGTCGCTGGTGGCCATGGCCTACCTTGTGGGGAACTGCAGTGGCCAGCAAACGTGGATCAGGAGGACGTCGAGAACAATAGCCCAGCATACACCTCCGCTGCCGGTTTTCCCTTTCTGTTATGGTGTCTTCGGCTAGCCGCAGGAGACGATGTAAAGGCCAACGACGACCTCATACTAGTGGTGTCAGGATGGTGGTGGCCAGGTAACGCCACGCCCATGACCAGCGATATGGAGTAAGGCGCGGCAGAGGATCGGCACACGGCGTGATGGGGGGAAGCGCACGGCACGGTGGAGGAAGGGGGTGCGGCGGGATGGAGTGAGGCGAGCCGTGAGTGGATGCAAGTCCGAAGAAGAGGCAGAGCAAGAGACGGTGTTGGTGGAAGGCTGAGAAATGAGTGGATAAGAATTAACGTAGAGAATAAGTGGGTGAGATAGTTTGGTGTCCATTCGATATTTTTGAGAGGGCCGGACGCTCTTGTTGTAGCATTTCTGAAAAATAAAATTAGGGACGGTCCTTAGGATATgggaaaaacaaaattaaatcagAACGATCTCCTCGGCAGAAAAAAAACagcaaaacaaaaataaaaaggtCCGAAATCAAAGAAATTCTTGGTGGCTTAATAATAGTAGAAGTAAGATAATGATACAATTAGACGCAGAATTAGAAAATTATTTTAACTGTAATGAGTAATGAGCTAATATTTGGTTCCTGTTTGGCATGTAGCCACGTACTAGAGCGGTAGAGGGAATTGGTCCCAACAAAATCCCTCCATCACTTCACTCGAAGATTCATAGGCACCTGGTCCTCGTGTGTCAGCGTCGAGGGCTCGCACGTGAAAGGATTGGTCCGTGTGAGGCCGTGCATACTTCTCTTCCTCTGAACTGGGAACCAGCTTATTGACTTGTCAACTCCAGTGATTGCAAAATGCTGAAATGTATACGTACTACGTGTCGGAATGCGAGCATTTTTTTTTATTAAACTGGGCTCCACTTGTTACTCGAAAGAGGAATGTTTGACTTAGAACTTGCTCCAATTGTTCTCGGATTTCCAAATTCCAATCAGACAGGGACCATTGAAGTTTTGGACCTTTGTCTTAGTCATCTAGAACCCGAGCTTTCCGGATCCATATATATATTTACCTTCCactcaaattgtaagtcattttgaTTTTTGTTATCTAGACCTATActatatgtatctagatatatagaACATACTTGCAATTTGAAAAAGATAATAAAGTAGTAAAAAAGGAAATTTCTTTCTTCCGTCTCACTCTCTCCTCTGTCTGTCCAACACTCACACATCTTTTGTTTCTCGTCATCATTCCCCACTCTCACCCTTCCTATTTTGAGCTTTTCAATTTTTTGGTGCGTCATTTCCTCACTCTCACTCTCCTCTTCAGTTAATATTAAAGAAGGAAAATTCTTTCTTCTGTCACACTCTCACATGTCCGTCCATATTCCACACTCTTATTATCTTTCTTGATTCGTCATCCTCCCTCTTTCACCCTTCTCATCTTAAGTTTTTCTTTCCTTGGTTCATCATCCATCACTCTTACCGttctaattttgagtttttttatttctttggttCGTCGTCTCTCACTTTCACCCTTCTCATTTTGAGTTTGGGCTTGCAAAACCTTTGTCGACGTCCCTCCATGCCTCCACTCATACCATGCCCTACTCATCTGAGCCCGGTCTGTTGAGGCACGTGTGCAGGCATGTGGCCGGcttttcatctttttttttaaacTCACAATAAGTCCACACAATAGGCATTTAATTATTTAAGTTGAGTCAGTCTCATGTCTATTTCCCATACGAGATTAATCCTTTATTGCACAAGCATTTATTATGGGTCttaaaatttatttgatttaaggtAGGACCAAGCCCAATTAAATTGAACAAAAATCAGCCGTACTTGTTTATTCTTATTGGCATGAGCACCAAACAATAAACTGTACATTCTACTGTTGTGCACGAACATGTTTGATAGTATAATTTAGAGTATCACGTGTGATTGTTTCGCTCATAAAAATTCCTAGGACTTCATATTACATTTCTAAAATATGGTGTCCACCAGTGAAAGGAAAACCAGGAGTTGCACAGTCCAGCCGTATACAAATCTAAGAGTAGTGCTGCAAACTAAAAAAAAAACGAACTTAGAACATTTACTCCAATAAATACTATCCGTACGACGACCGTACATACGTATGCATGGTCTGCCGTCTACTTGTCTCTACATTATGGAGCAGCTGGTGGTGTCTTGCTGCGGCTGGTAGCCGTACCACGAGTAGCCGGCAGGGTGGTCGTAGACGACGGTGACCGAGTGCGGCGGCGGGTACGCGGGCACGACGGTGGCCGGCGGCTTCTTGTCGTCCTTCTTGGCCTCGCCGACCTGCAGCAGGTGCGCGGGCCCCACCTTCTTGCGCAGCGCGCTGGTGAGCTTGACGGAGTCGACGCCCTCGCCCACGACGACGACCTTGTCCCTGCCTTCGCCGTCGAGCGCCACGGAGTCGACGCCGCCCgtggccgccaccaccgccatggccTTGGACCGGCACTTGTCGCAGCTCATCTGCACCTTGATCACGATCTTTTGCTGCACCAAGGTCCAGGACATGCGCCGACAAcattaatataatataataattcAGGCTTTCATCTGAAACTTTATTGGAACGAAGCTAGTAATAAAACACTACTACGTGCTGCAGCTGCAAACAATCAAGGAGGCTATGGCATGTGTACCTTCATTTTGCTGAGGCTCTGAGCTGTGTGAAGGTCCTTGAATTGGGGATATATTTCTTGTGAGAGAGCTGTAGGTTGTTGGAGAAAGAGACGAAGTGGGGGGAGCAAGAGTTTCATGTCCTGGTAGCAATGTCCCGTGCCGTGGAGTATTTATTATATATCGATGGATGACTGGGTCTTACTCCTATGTCTTAAAATAAATGTTATTCTCACTTTCTAAGGAGTTACATATTTGTAACTtaatttgatcaaatatatataagaagtattaatatttgtaatgtataattagtatcattagatggaTCAGttcaatatatttcataattagtatcattagtttttttttctggcttcactaTTTGTAGGCATGGCCAAGTCTAAATGACCTTACTTGTGTCAAAACGTACTTTGGGGAGTTATTATTCGGGCACAATTGTTGGCCCTGGGATCTCCCGCATAGGTGAGCTGACCGCTCATcggcgttgccgaccacacactatggctagaggtagtgtcggtgcgaaaagtgaccaacaagtaaatatttatagttttgacatgcgttgtgatcggatgtggcctagcactcaatgacacaagatttatactggttcaggcaatgtgcctgtaaggaaaatggaccattggcccatttactttggattttggtgcttgatgaccaacacaaccaaattggactaatgaatttgcaagtgtttgttttatagttcaatagggtgcaagacgtaacttggacaaatgcgacgtgatgatcctatgatcaacacctcaagcaagaccttaggagcacaagagaagacccaagagatcaagcaaagtctaagcatgaagattggaaccaagccatacgcaagatcgcgaagaaacgagagctcgcagaggcgatcggatgctggaccgaacgctggtggctcggcagtcgggacgaccggacgctggactggtggctcggcagttgggatgaccggacgctggaccggtggctctgcagtcgggacgaccggacgctggaccggtggctctgcagtcaggacgaccggacgcgggcggcgaaaccgaccggatgcaggaaagcagcgtccgatcaagtacagagaggttccagagcggcaaatctgcgaccggacgctggccagcgtccgatcagtatattgccggctcaacggtcgagacgaccggacgcgtccggtcaggacgattcagcgtccggtcagtagcagtttcgcgggagttcgaccccaacggctactttctcagtggagcttataaatacaacccccaaccggccatttgagaagggtggagctgaggaaacataccaagggtgttgatacaccattttagtgatctccacttgcatagtgcttagtgattcatcaggtgattagcataggtgctttgcgaagtgcttaggttgattagaccatcgcttatgcgcttgctctaggttttgacctagtatttagtgaggtttgcatacctcttaccactcggtgcttgcgagcaccattgttgtacatcggaggggcttgaagtcttgcgagatcacaccaaccgcgtttgtggtgtggtcaccaccgtgtaccgaagggaacaaggcccgcggtgtttcggccggaagcttgatagtgaagacggcggggagcatccgggagaggcttgccggaaggcacgtcgaagacccacttgcgcgtggggaaggcccgaggctatccacggagttacccgaccgggagcttggcccttgcgagggattccttgcgaggggctccaacgaggactagggggaagcttgcgcgtttctcgatacctcggtaaaaataccggagtcgtcgacgggagtttgcatatctctaccttgctctttagcttccgcatttatattgattactttactacgtttgcagtagagatagcaacacactagcaaaactgtagttgcacatctagatagtttatctattgcataggttttgctagggttagaaaaagaggccatagtttagagttagaatttttaagttgcctaattcacccccccccctcttaggcgtcacggtcccttcaattggtatcagagccggttggctcaatttggacctttggcttaaccgccgttgagccaatgctatttagagtggttgggatggataccgctaggcctccgcactttgacggcactaacttcccatactataaagctagaatggcttgccaccttgaggcggttgatttgggtgtatggagagtcactcgtgacgggatgaaacccatcaagaatcccgaaaaacccacaaagagtgatgaaaaagaaatgcacttcaatgctagagctaaaaattgcttgtttgaatcacttagtatggatgttttcaaccaagtattcactttaaatacggcacatgaaatttggttaaaactccaagagctccatgacggcacaagcaatgtccgtgagcaaaaacattgtctagcaaagcaaaactatgattcctttactatgaatgatgatgagcttgttcgtgatatgtattctcatttgaatctaattatcaatgagctacATTCTATatgattattaaagctagatgatgcggacatcgtgaggaagatcatctccgtgctaccacaaaaaaaatatgcaagcatcatcaccatccttcacaacatggaggacttgagcaacatgaccccgggcatagtcattgacaagttagtggcatttgaaatgtcacgtaagatgggtcaagaagaagcttcttcatcaagcaaaggcaaagctctcgcttgtagcaagaaaaagaagattaagggcaagcaagttgagacaagctcaagctcaagtcctcaagtgaagatgaagaagaagatgaggacgatgataatgatgatgaagattcaagtgatgatcaatcttcctcctccacctccaatcttgatgaagaatcaatcaaagtgatcaataaggtggagaagatgatccaaaggctcaatgtcaagggtgtgcccatccaaattcaagatttcattttcacaaatcaaagaattgagcaaagaaagagaggatgctatggatgcggcgaattggggcactttgtggaaatttgtccaaacaagcccacacccaagacaaagaagaaggcatgcaagaaccaagccctcacatcaataagatcatgggatgattcttcaagtgaagaagaaccccatcacaagaggcgaggccgcaagcactcatcatcaagctcttctcgtgtgtgccttatggcacgaggtaacgaaagcacttcctctagtgagagtgatagtgatgatgatatgccttcttatcatgaacttgtgcaagaaaatcttaaatttgctaaagcttgcactagtcaacaaaagaagctcaaaagcttaaaagaaaagctagatagttcacaaaaagcatacaaaaccttgcttgaataatatgagaactttactaatctcaatgttgaactatctactaaaattgagaaacttgaggctagtgcaacaacaaatgcatgcacaatcaatgatgagcaacttgaaaacaaaatgaaaaattaaaagaaaagttagttagctcacaagaagcatataatagtttgcttgctaaaatggaaaccatgtgcaaacattgtgatgagctaactaataaagttgctaatcttgaagccgttagcacaacccccaccaaggcatctaaaaagaaaagttctatctttaacatgtataaaaaggatgcctctacttcttgcattaatttatgtttagactcaccttcgtgcaaccaagtttgtgttgagatagttgttgtagatacatgcacacaagaggttgcaaaggagaatgagcaactcaagcaagaagtagctcacctcaccaaggacttgactcaagtgaaaggcaaggcgaagcaaacccaacttcatcaagataacaccgtcaagggagtgaagaagcttgatgaaggacaaaccatggtttgttacgtgtgccacaaggaaggtcacaagtcctatgagtgcaaggtgaagaatgggggaggagcaaagaagaaggagaaaaagcaaacaagcaagctctccaacacctacaccaacaaggtggacaagaaggcctccacaccttatctcttgaagaagaaaaatgacaaggtggtggccatcaaggtgaacaagcaagccaacaatggggtcaaacgcttttaggtgtcaaaggaaatcatttcaaacatgaagagcaccaagaaggtttggatcccgaaaggaaagtgagaagtccgtcggacttcggggaatttggagacttggcaaagtatgggtgcatttcatggggtgcatcatgatggacaaaatcattgtcaagtgggttaattaatactatggacccaaattccccttcccatgttaggtaactagatgtcattattttcaattagtattcatttcaattggcattgtttttcaattgatatactcttaaagcatctagttatctttcatgcctatgtttgcatttacatgtttaaatcttttgtcatgcattcaataggtacatcatatggtaggcttgctcggttttattatcaacccttggagcaaacctacatggtttaaaattgtttagaagcacaacacatagcttgttttacaattattcatctaatatgtgccaaagtccaaattgtagataatctctcccgaatatcatttttgaaaatgattctcacattcatgagaagtcatctttcaaatggtattttgatacttaaatcaatgtgcacaaattttacaagtattcaacacttgtgtgcacaaatttagggggagcttaattctacaacttggatgctttgagactaacactttttcaaatggtatcattttttcaaacctatcacatgtgtagtagtctcattgtaaggaaattggagtccccggagttaagcatcattcttcaattggcatcatcatgttaatttcatttcatatttatatgctttctccatgcattatatagattaaactctcttgtataataaattgctaattatgcatatgctttgctttctaccatatgtatgcatatatttagggggagcttagtctatataatgtgagagtcagatcttgtgatccatttcactctatatacaaaggatcacgaaatttgaccctcccttatgctactaatgtcttccttttcggtgtttgatgccaaagggggagaatttgaagaaccaaaggcaagcatcaagtttatgtctacaagtggtaatggtccgagaaagggaggaaagtgaattatggattagtctaagtaatgggagaatttttttttagaaagctaggctttaatccataatatcacatggggacatttgcaagggcaagacaagcttttaagtaaagttttaattggtatcttacaaTTGACTTCGTTTGGTATCCCTTAATACCATATATGATTTCAATGggtatctttaagtatcaaataaacttgccctttgcattgcatcctagcaagtaggtagtttttaacttctaaattcttattattttcttgctttggtcgtgttggcatcaaccaccaaaaagggggagattgtaaggaaaatggacccttggcccatttactttggattttggcgtttgatgaccaacacaaccaaattggactaatgaatttacaagtgtttgttttgtagttcaatagggtgcaagacataacttggacgaaggcgacgtgatgatccgatgatcaacacctcaagcaagaccttaggagcacaagagaagacccaagagatcaagcaaagtccaagcatgaagattggaaccaag is from Miscanthus floridulus cultivar M001 chromosome 7, ASM1932011v1, whole genome shotgun sequence and encodes:
- the LOC136463676 gene encoding heavy metal-associated isoprenylated plant protein 47-like, with amino-acid sequence MKQKIVIKVQMSCDKCRSKAMAVVAATGGVDSVALDGEGRDKVVVVGEGVDSVKLTSALRKKVGPAHLLQVGEAKKDDKKPPATVVPAYPPPHSVTVVYDHPAGYSWYGYQPQQDTTSCSIM